The following DNA comes from Pseudodesulfovibrio alkaliphilus.
GGGTTCCGGCGGACGGACACGGCGGATGCGGGCCGCTACCTCTCCGAGGAGCTGCTTGTCGATCCCCTGGAGAATCAGCTTGCTGCCCTCGACCCGACCTTCGATGCCAGCGGGCAGATCGAACTCGACCGGATGGGAGAACCCGACGTTCAGAACGATCTTGGGGCCCTGCACGGACACCTTGTAACCGACGCCGATGACCTCCAGGCCCTTCTCAAAGCCCTTGGAGACGCCCTCGACGCAGTTGGCCAGGAGCGTACGACGCAGACCGTGCTGGGCACGGGCCTCGCGAGAGTCGTCAGCTCGGGTGACGGAAACCTTGCCATCCTCGAGCGCATAAGCCACGGCCGGATGAACCGCGGTCGTCAGGGTGCCCTTGGGGCCCTTGACCTGGATCTCGGAGGCTCCAACAGACACCTCAACACCCGAAGGTATTTCGATGGGATTTTTTCCTATACGAGACATTGTGGAACCTCACTACCAGATTTCGCACAGCAGTTCGCCGCCGACATTGGCCTCTTTGGCCTTGGCGCCTTCGAGCACCCCTTTTGAGGTGGACACGATACAAATGCCGATGCCGTTTTGCACACGAGGGATGTCAGAAGCACCGACATATACGCGACGACCAGGCTTGCTGACCTTCTTCAGGCCAGTAACCAGCGGTTTTCCGTCAGCGTATTTGAGGGTAATACTGATGTCCCTGTCCTCGACAGCGTAGTCGGCGATATAACCTTCTTCCTTCAGGATACCCGCGATGGAAGTCTTCATTTTGGAAGACGGCACGACGACATCGCTATGATGTGCGCCGTAGGCGTTCCGAATGCGGGTCAACATGTCGGCTACAGGATCAACAACAGCCATTTCATTTCTCCTTGATTACCAGCTCGACTTGCGAACACCGGGCAGCTCCCCGGCGAGAGCCTTGTTGCGGAAGCAGATACGGCAGATGCCGTAACGCCTCAGAAAAGCCCGAGGACGGCCACAAATCGGGCACCGATTGTATGCGCGAACCTTGAACTTGGGTTTGCGGCGTGCCTTAACGCGAATGCTTGTCTTGGCCACTTTCCGTCCTCCTACTTTTTAAAGGGCATGCCAAGGAGATCAAGAAGCATCTTGCCTTCCTTGTCTGTCTTGGCGCTCGTGCACACGGTCACGTTCATGCCCTTGACCAATTCCACCTTGTCGATATCGAGCTCGGGGAAAATGGTGTGCTCCTTGATGCCCATGGTGAAGTTCCCGCGACCATCGAACCCGCGATCGGGAATGCCGCGAAAGTCGCGCACCCGGGGCAGGGCAAAGCTCACGAGCCTGTCGTAGAAGTCCCACATGGCGTCGCCGCGCAGCGTGACGCGTGCGCCGATGGGCATTCCCTCGCGCAGCTTGAACTGGGCGATGGACTTCTTGGCCTTGGTCACCACGGCCCGCTGTCCCGCGATGGCGGTCAGTTCCTCAACGGCCGGTTCGATGAGCTTGCTGTTCTGGCTAGCCGCACCCAGACCGATGTTCAGGGAGATCTTCGTCAGTTTCGGGATCTCCATGGAGGAACTGTAGCCGAACTCCTTCTGGAGCTCAGGGACTACCTTTTCCGCATATACTTTTTCCAGACGAGTCATTGGTACACCTTATTTGAAGACTTCGTTGCACTTTTTGCAGTAACGAAGCTTCTTGCCGTCTTCGGTCTTCTTGTACCCGACCCGCGTGGGCTTGGTGCACGCATCGCACACCACAGCCACATTGGATACATGGATCGGGGCTTCCTTTTCGATAATCCCGCCGGGCTGCTGGGCGTAGGGATTGGCTTTGGTGTGACGCTGGACCATGTTGACTTTCTCAACGAGGACGGTGTCCTTCTTGGGCAGAATCTTGAGCACCTTGCCGATCTTTCCCTTATCCTTCCCGGCGATGACCATGACCTTGTCGTCTTTGCGTATCTTGGTCTTCATCTGCATATCCTCTTACAGGACCTCGGGGGCGAGGGAAACGATCTTCATGAAGCCGGCTGCACGCAGCTCGCGGGCCACGGGTCCGAAAATACGGGTTCCCACAGGCTCGCCGTTGTTATTGAGCAGCACGGCGGAATTGTTGTCGAACTTGATGTAGGAGCCGTCGGGGCGCCCCACTTCCTTTTTGGTCCGAACGACCACCGCCTTCATGACCGCGCCCTTCTTCACCTTGGAATGGGGCATGGCCTCTTTGACGGACACTACGATAATATCGCCGACGCTCGCATAGCGGCGCTTGGACCCGCCGAGCACCTTGATGCACGCGACCCTTTTGGCCCCGGAATTGTCAGCGACATCGAGGTTGGATTCAACCTGTATCATGGTATTTTCTCCTAACCCTAGACGGCCTTTTCGAGGATCTGCACCAGGTGCCACCGCTTACGGCGGCTCATGGGCCTCGATTCGACAATCTGCACCTTGTCGCCAACACCGCAGTCGTTGGCCGGATCATGGGCCATGAACTTCTTGCGGCGGCGGATGTACTTCTTCAGCAGCGGATGCTTTACCAGGGTCTCGACCCGGACGACAATGGTTTTGTCGGCCTTGTCGGAAACGACCAGTCCGGTCAGCACGCGCCTGTTGCCGGTGTGTTTGAACTCAGCCATTGGTTACGCTCCCTGTCGTTCCTGCTGGATGGTCAGGATACGGGCGATGGTCTTTTTGACGCCGCTGAGTTGCCGGGTATTCTCAAGCTGCGCGGTGGCATGCTTGAAACGCAGACCAAAGAGTTCCTTGCGGGACTCGGTCAGCTTCTCGGCCAGCTTGGCGTCGTTCAGTTCACGAAGTTCCTTGGAAGTCATCTTACAGACCCTCCTTGACAACGATGGCCGTCTTGATCGGCAGCTTGTAGGAGGCGCGCTTGAGCGCTTCCTTGGCCAGTGCGATATCGACGCCCTTCACTTCGTACATGATCCGGCCCGGTCTCACCGGGGCGACCCAACCATCGGGTGCGCCCTTTCCCTTGCCCATGCGGACTTCCGCAGGCTTGGAGGTGACGGGGAAATCCGGGAAGATGCGAATCCAGACCTTACCACCGCGCTTGATGTGCCGCATGATGGCGACACGAGCGGACTCAATCTGCTGGCTGGTGATCTTTCCGTGCTCCAATGCCTTCAGCCCGATATCGCCGAAGGACACGCTGTTACCCCGTTGGGCCTTGCCTCTGTTGCGGCCTTTCTGCCGCTTTCTGAATTTCACTCTTTTTGGAGCAAGCATTACTGTTCCACCTCTTTGTCCAGAATCTCACCCTTGAAGATCCAGACCTTGACTCCGATGACGCCGTAGGTCGTCGCGGCCTCGGCAAAACCGTAGTCGATGTCGGCACGGAGGGTGTGCAGAGGCACACGCCCATCACGGTACCATTCGCCGCGTGCGATCTCGGCGCCTGCAAGGCGACCGGCACACGCAACCTTGATACCCTCGGCGCCGAATTTCCTGGCAAGGCCCACCGTACGCTTCATGGCACGGCGGAAGGCAATTCTGCGTTCGAGTTGCTGGGCAATGCTCTCAGCTACGAGCTGAGCTTCAACCTCCGGTCGACGAATCTCGTTGACCTCAATGGTGAATTCGGTTTGAAACTTGCCGCGCAATTCCTCACGCAGCTTCTCTATCTCTACACCTTTGCGACCGATGACGATTCCCGGACGCGCAGTGTGGATGATCAGGCGAATCTTGCCGCCGGCGCGCTCAATTTCCAGCCGAGCGATGCCGGCCTGAAAGAGCTTCTTCTTGACGAACTTGCGAATCTGATCGTCCTGCAAGACAAAGGCAGGATAATCTTTCTTGCTGTACCAGCGGGACAGCCAGTTCTTGTTATACCCCAGACGAAAACCGTAAGGATGTACTTTCTGTCCCATAACTACATTTCCTTCACTACGATGGTGATATGGCTCGTGCGCTTCTTGATCCGGTAGGCGCGGCCCATGGCACGGGGCTGGATGCGTTTCCAGGTGGGGCCTTCGTTGACCATGACCGTATCCACGATCAGGGAGTCCACGTCCACTCCAGGCATCTGCTCCGCGTTGGAAATGGCGGAATAGAGCACCTTGCTGAGAATCTTGGCGGCTTTCTTCGGGGTGAAGCGGAGGATGTTCAAGGCATCCTCGACACCCTTGCCCTTGATATTCTCGGCAACGATGCGGGTCTTGCGCGGAGACACGCGAATGTACTTGGCGACTGCTTTGGCTTCCATAATGGTCTCCCCCTACTTCTTCTTGTCGGCAGCGTGGCCGAAGTAGGTACGGGTGGGCGAGAACTCGCCGAGTTTGTGACCAACCATGTTTTCGGTCACAAACACGGGAATGAACTTGCGGCCATTGTGGACAGCGAAGGTCATGCCGACCATCTCGGGGATGATCGTGGAGCGACGCGACCAGGTCTTGATAACGCGGCGATCCTGATTCTCGGCAGCCACTTCGACTTTCTTTATCAGGTGGCCGTCGATGAACGGACCCTTCTTAAGAGATCTTGGCATTACTTATACTCCTACTTCTGGCCGCGGCGCTTGACGATGAGCTTCGCAGAAGCCTTCTTCTTGTTGCGGGTCTTGTAGCCCTTGGCCGGGATGCCCCACGGCGAGACCGGGTGGCGGCCGCCCGAGCTGCGGCCCTCGCCGCCGCCAAGCGGATGGTCAACCGGGTTCATGGCCACACCGCGCACCTTGGGACGGCGTCCAAGCCAGCGGTTGCGTCCGGCCTTGCCAATCTTGATCGACTCGTGGTGGACATTGCCCACCTGGCCGACAGTGGCGCAGCAGGCGGCCAGCACCTTACGCACCTCACCCGAGGGCATGCGCAGCAGTGCGTACTTGCCTTCCTTGGCGATGAGCTGGGCATAGGTACCGGCGGCGCGGCAGAACTGGCCGCCGCGACCCGGATGCAGCTCAATGTTGTGCACGATGGTACCAGTGGGCACCAGCTGCAACTGCATGGCGTTGCCGGGCTTGATGTCCGCGCCCTCACCGGAGAGGATGCTGTCCCCCTGATTCAACCCCACAGGGGCCAGGATGTAGCGCTTCTCGCCATCGGCGTAATGCAGCAGCGCGATGCGGGCGCTGCGGTTCGGATCGTACTCGATCTCGGCCACCTTGGCGGGAATGCCAAGTTTGTTGCGCTTGAAATCGATGATGCGATACAGGGTCTTGTGCCCTCCGCCACGGCGACGGGCAGTGATGCGACCGTTGTTGTTGCGTCCGGCCTTCTTGGTCAGGCCCTTGGTCAGCGACTTCTCGGGAGTGGTCCTGGTGATCTCGGCAAAGTCGGAGATCGTCTGGAACCGGCGGCCCGGAGAAGTAGGCTTCAGCTTGCGGGTTGCCATGTGTTACACTCCCTCGAAGATTTCGATCTTGTCGCCTTGCGCGAGCTTGACGTAGGCCTTCTTGTAACCGGAGATGCGTCCGGTAACGCGGCCAAACTTCTTGCGCGGCATGGCTTGTTTTCTGACAATGTTCACGGACTCGACTTTAACGTCAAAGGCTGCCTCGACCGCCTTCTTCACCTCGATCTTGTTGGTGTCGGGGTGGACGTAAAAAGAGACGTGATTGGACTGCTCCTTGGCTTCGTTGGCCTTCTCGGAGACAACGGGCTTGAGCAAAATCTTGGAATAATCCATGACTATTTCAACCTCTCTTGAACGTCTTGGGCGGCGGCCTCGAGCATGACCAGCTCGGGATACAGCAGCACGTCGTAAACATTCAGCTTGTCGGCCTCGATGACCTTGACGCCCGGCAGGTTCCTGGCCGAGAGGGCCAGGGTGCTGTCAGCCTCCTTGGCCACAATCAGCGTCTTGCCGAGGCCGAGATTCCGAACTATGGCCGCAAAGGCCTTGGTTTTCACTTCGGCCAAATCAATGGCCTTGAGCACGGTCAGCTTCTGCTCGGCCACCCGCGATGACAGGGCCATCTGCAGGGCCAGCTTGCGGACCTTCTTGTTGACCTTGAACGAGTAGTCGCGGGGCTGCGGGCCGAAAAGGACCGCGCCGCCACGCCACAACGGAGAACGGCTGGAGCCGGCGCGGGCGCGGCCGGTACCCTTCTGGCGCCAGGGCTTGCGCCCGCCGCCGCTTTTCATGCCGCGGGTCTTGGTGGCATGGGTACCGCTGCGCTTGGCTGCGCGCTGGGCACGGACAACGAGGTTGAGAATCTCGGGTTGCACCTCGACCTCAAAGACCTCGGGAGCCAGCTCTATATCGCCAACTTTCTGATTATTCTGATCTACAACTTGCAATTTTGCCATGACGTATACCTCCAGCCCCGGCTAGCCGTTCTTGCGGATCATCACGAAGCCGTTGTTGGGTCCGGGCACCTGGCCCTTCACCACCAGGACATTGTCCTCGGGCCTCACGTCGATGATTTCCACGTTGCTCAAGGTCACGCGTGCGTTCCCCATCTGGCCGGGCATCTTCTTGTTCTTCCAGACGCGACCCGGATAGGTGGCGTTACCGACGGAACCGGGAACGCGGTGCACCTTCTCGGCGCCATGGGATGCACGGGAACCGGAGAAGTTGTGACGCTTCATGACACCCTGAAAGCCCTTGCCCTTGCTGGTGCCCGTCACCTTGACCTTTTCACCGGCCGAGAAAATTCCGACGGTGATCTCCTGGCCAAGCTCGTAGCCGTCGACACCGTCAAGGGGAAACTCCCTGAGGTGGCGATAAAGGTCCTTTCCGGCCTTGGCCATGTGGCCTTTCATGGGCTTGTTGACCTTGCGTTCGGCGATGACATCATAGCCGAGCTGCAGGGCGTTGTAGCCTTCCTTGTCCTGCGTCTTGATCTGCATGACCGGGCAGGGTCCCGCCTGGATGACGGTAACGCAACACACGCTGCCGTCATCTTTGAAGATACGGGTCATGCCCAGCTTCTTTCCAAGTATTCCAAGCGTCTTAGGCATAATGAAACTCCTAGAGCTTGATTTCGACATCAACACCGGCAGGCAGCGAAAGCTTGCCCAGGGCGTCAACAGTCTGCTGAGTGGGTTCCAGGATGTCCAAAAGGCGCTTGTGAATGCGCATTTCAAACTGCTCACGGGACTTCTTGTCCACGTGAACGGACTTCTGAATGGTATTACGATGAATGTCGGTGGGCAGGGGCACAGGGCCTGCAATAGCCGCACCAGTATTCCGGGCCGTGTCAACGATTTCGCTGACAGCCTTGTCCAGAATACGATAATCGTATGATTTCAGTTTGATTCTGATGCGATCGCTCGCCATCGAAGCAGCCATGGTGCTTTCTCCTCAAAGGATTTATCTTCGCCGCGCCCGAAAAATTGCAGGCGCACAATTTCGCAACGGTCGGGTTGTGTACTCTCAACTCGCCGTGTCTGTCAAGCGAAGGGAAAATCCCGGCTCGTCGTTAATCTTTCTTTGTCATCAACTCTTCAGCCAAGCTGTTCGGCACCCTTTCGTAGTGATTGAACTGCATGGTAAACGTGGCGCGTCCCTGTGTCTTGGAGCGCAGGTCCGTCGCGTAGCCGAACATCTCGGACAGCGGGACATAGGACCGCACCACCTGGACACCGGGCCGGGCTTCCATTTCTCCGACACGTCCCCGGCGGCCATTGAGGTCGCCCATGACATCGCCCAGATATTCCTCGGGCGTGACCACCTCAACAGACATGATAGGCTCGAGGAGCACGGGCTTGGCGCCCTTGCATGCCTGCTTGATGGCCATGGAACCGGCAACGTAGAACGCCTGCTCGCTGGAGTCCACCTCGTGGAACGAGCCGAATACCAGCTTGACCTTGACATCGACCACCGGGAATCCGGCGACGATGCCGTTTTTCAGGGCATCCTTGATGCCCTTGTCCACGGCGGGAATGTATTCCTTGGGAATCACGCCGCCCTTGATCTCGTCCTCGAACTCGTAGCCCTTCTCGGGGTTGGGCTCGATCTCGATGACGACGTGGCCGTACTGGCCGCGGCCGCCCGACTGCTTGGCATGTTTGACATCCGCCTTGTTCGACGCGGAAATGGTCTCGCGATACGCAACACGGGGCGCGCCCACGTTGGCGTTGACGTTGAACTCCCGAAGAAGACGGTCAACAATGATCTCGAGATGCAACTCACCCATTCCGGCGATAAGGGTCTGCCCGGTTTCCTCGTCGGTCTTGACGCGGAAGGAGGGGTCCTCCTTGGCCAGCTTGACCAGGGAGTTGGACAGGTTGTCGCGGTCAGCCTTGGTCTTGGGCTCAATGGCCACTTCGATGACCGGCTCCGGGATATCCAGGGATTCGAGCACCACCGCCTGCTTGAGGTCAGCCAGGGTGTCGCCGGTAGCCAGGTTTTTGAGGCCCACGGCAGCGACGATGTCGCCCGCGTACGCCTCTTTTATCTCTTCACGCTTGTTAGCGTGCATTTTGAGCAATCGGCCGATGCGCTCCTTCTTGCCGGTGGCGCCGTTCATGAAGGTGGCGCCGCTTTCGATCTTGCCCGAATAGAGGCGCAGGAAGGTCAGGTGGCCGACAAAGGGATCGGTCATCAGCTTGAAGGCAAGGGCCGACAGGGGCTTGTCGTCGTCGCAGGGGCATTCGACGGTGTTGCCGGAATCGGGGTCGATACCCTTCATCACTTCGATGTCCAGGGGCGACGGCATGAAGTCCACGACCGCATCCAGCAGTTGCTGCACACCCTTGTTGCGGAAAGCGGTGCCGCAAAGCACAGGGCAGATGGCCAGGGCGGTGGTGGCTTTACGCACACCCTCGCGAATCTCCTCGGGCGTCAGCTCCTCGTCGGCCATGAACTTTTCGAGCAGGACTTCGTCTTCCTCGGCGATGGCCTCGATCAATTCGACACGCATCAACTCGTATTGGTCCTGCAAATCTGCGGGAACATCGGTGACCTGGAAGCTGGTGCCCTTGTCCTGGCTATCGAAGATGTAGGCCTTGCCCTCAATAAGATCGACCATGCCGACAAACTCGTCCTCTGCCCCGATGGGCAGTTGCACGGGCACGGCCTTGGCGTTGAGTCGGGTCTTCATCATGGAGACGCAACGGAAGAAGTCGGCACCGATACGATCCATCTTGTTGACAAAGGCCATGCGCGGCACGCGGTAGCGGTCGGCCTGCCGCCAGACGGTCTCGGACTGGGGCTCGACACCGGCCACGGAGTCGAACACGGCCACGGCACCGTCGAGCACGCGCAGCGCGCGCTCCACTTCCATGGTGAAATCGACGTGTCCGGGAGTATCGATGATGTTGATGCGATGATCGCGCCAAAAGCAGGTGGTGGCGGCAGAGGTGATGGTGATGCCGCGCTCCTGTTCCTGGACCATCCAGTCCATGGTGGCTTCGCCGTCATGCACTTCGCCGAGCTTGTGGGACACGCCGGTATAAAACAGAATGCGCTCGGTCGTCGTGGTTTTGCCCGCGTCGATGTGGGCCATGATACCGATATTGCGCTGCTTGTTTCTGGGAACCATTCTTGGCACAGTGATACTCCGGGTCTACCAGCGGTAGTGGGCGAAGGCTTTGTTGGCTTCGGCCATCTTGTGGGTGTCTTCCCGTTTCTTGACCGCCCCGCCGCGATTATTGAAGGCGTCAAGCAGCTCGCCGGAGAGCCGGGCGACCATGCCCTTCTCGCCGCGGCTGCGGGCGTAATTGATCATCCAGCGAATGGCCAGCGCGGTCTGGCGGTCGGGCCGGACCTCCATGGGTACCTGATAGGTGGCACCGCCGACACGGCGGGACTTGACCTCCACCGAGGGCCGGACATTGTCCAGGCACTTCTCGAAGGCGCGCAACGGATCTTCGTTGGTCTTGTTGGCAAGGCTTTCGATGGCCTGGTAGAAAATTCTTTCCGCGGTGCTCTTCTTGCCGTCAAACATGAGACGGTTGATGAAGCGGGTGATGAGCTTGCTGCCGTACACAGGGTCCGGCAGGATCTGCCGACGCGCGACAGGACCTTTACGAGGCATTTCTTTCTCCTTGAATTTCGGCCGGGGGGACATTATTTCGGGCAGCCTCCGCCCTACTTTGTCATCCCACCCCGGGCATTACGAAAAAAGCGTCAACCTATTTGGGGCGCTTGGTACCGTACTTGGAGCGGCCGCGACGGCGATCATCGACACCAGAAGTATCAAGGGAACCGCGCACGATGTGGTAACGGACACCGGGCAAGTCCTTGACACGGCCGCCGCGGATCAGCACCACCGAGTGCTCCTGAAGGTTGTGGCCTTCGCCGCCGATGTAGGCGGTTACTTCAATGCCGTTGGTCAGGCGGACACGGGCGACCTTACGAAGCGCAGAGTTCGGCTTCTTGGGGGTCGTGGTGTACACCCTGGTGCAGACGCCGCGGCGCTGCGGGCATTCGAGCAGGGCCGGAGTCTTTTTCCGCTTGGGCTGCGCCACGCGCGCCTTGCGGATCAATTGGTTGATGGTGGGCATTCATCCTCCGAAATCAATAGTTAATACATTACTGCACGCAATCATGCGCAAAGAGGACCGCTATTAAGCCAAAAGCCGAAGCCTTGTCAAGCGGTTTGGCCCGACCGGCTTTCCAAGGGGCGGTCCCCTGCGGCAAAGTGACCGGGGAGGACCAGCCTCCCCAGTCGCTTTACTATCCAGAACACCGCACGAGCGATGTTATAATCTTCAGTCAATCTCTACCAGGAGCGGGCTTTCCTCGAGATCCTCAAGGAACTTGTCCTTGCGCTCCAGCTGATCGGGCACGAGGATTTCCGCATCAGTGTATCGACGGAAGCCGGTGCCCGCCGGGACCAGCCTGCCGACGATGACGTTCTCCTTGAGTCCGCGCAGGCTGTCGGACTTGCCGCGCAGGGAGGCCTCGGTCAGCACCTTGGTGGTCTCCTGGAAGCTGGCGGCCGAGATGAAGGAATCCGTGGAGAGCGAAGCCTGGGTGATGCCCAGAACCAGCGTCTCGGCCACGGCCGGAGTGCCTCCCTCTGCCAGGACCTTGGCGTTCTCATCCATGAACCGCTGCTTGTCCACCTGCTCACCGATAAGGAAGGTGGTGGAACCGGGCTCAACAATGGACACCTTCCTGAGCATCTGGCGGACGATAATCTCGATGTGCTTGTCGTTGATGCTCACACCTTGGAAGCGGTAGACCTCCTGAATCTCCTCGACCAGATAGCGGGCCAGATACTTCTCGCCCTTGATGCGCAGGATGTCGTGCAGTTCGGGGCTGCCCTCGGTGAGCAGGTCTCCCGCCTCCACGAAGTCGGACTCCTGAACCGTGATGTGCTTGCCCTTGGGGATCAGGAATTCCATGGGATCTCCTGTCTCCGGGGTGACGACTACCTTGCGCTTGCCCTTGGTCTCGGAGCCGAAGGTGACGATGCCGTCGATGGACGAAACAACACCCATGTCCTTGGGCTTGCGCACCTCGAAGAGCTCGGCCACTCGCGGCAGACCGCCGACGATGTCCTTGGTCTTGGACGATTCACGCGGCTTGCGGGCGATGACATCGCCCGAGCGCACGGTGTCGCCGTCCTTGACCATGAGGATGGCGCCGACAGGCATGGCAAAGGTGGCGTCGATGGCTGTTCCTGCGCGTTT
Coding sequences within:
- the rpsL gene encoding 30S ribosomal protein S12 gives rise to the protein MPTINQLIRKARVAQPKRKKTPALLECPQRRGVCTRVYTTTPKKPNSALRKVARVRLTNGIEVTAYIGGEGHNLQEHSVVLIRGGRVKDLPGVRYHIVRGSLDTSGVDDRRRGRSKYGTKRPK